A single window of Channa argus isolate prfri chromosome 12, Channa argus male v1.0, whole genome shotgun sequence DNA harbors:
- the LOC137138089 gene encoding Fc receptor-like protein 5 isoform X2, giving the protein MGHTFLCVLSLFLLNTHLYGNTKEHKPRASVTADRTVIPAGDTGTLTCSVDDSEGWKYDWFRQTSWFSTPQTIRGGGRDTISISEGGIYYCRGKRGNSVYSTEKSDTVTIEKTVSNRATVTLDPNWPLIYTGETVTVRCEIQGGGRTKWTYEWKENNLLISKTQKEHRISKATLHDSGEYSCRGKMDFYSSTEWSNDVTLTVSEYKPRASVTADRTVIPTGDTGTLTCSVDDSEGWKYDWFRQTSWSSTPQTIRGGGPDAISISEGGIYYCRGRRGNSVYYTENSYSVTIKKTVSIKAVVTQQHNWPQIFRGEMINLTCEIQGGGDTEWDYEWTTNTYEKIPKYSERWVFNASGSSGGNYWCRGKDKINFYSSTAWSDPITLTVLNKPRPVLTVSPSWLSPGASVTLSCEVEHPSAGWRFYWYKTVPDLSDKYYRYYRYELLPGKDNGTEQNSSIIHGQTHTAGYVCRAGRGDSVYYTDHSGPKFVWSGDVHPSASLTVNPDRVQHFTSDSVSLSCEGNSTEWTVRRFPDGGFLSHCYHWGTMTGSTCKFSTSRSGTAVYWCESGSGEFSNSVNITVHNTDIILVSPVHPVTEGESVTVGCKLRSKNFVSSVFFYQNDKLRQNDTRQELNISAVSKSDEGFYKCQSSGKVSPQSWLTVNAVSKHESSSLPVALTIGLVCGILLIIFLLFYHFRQSKDSCFIRQMQSDSTSRDSSTNHGVNRNEKEHNEYCSLLRGESQEVTYSLIELKHIEKKCKDHKPEESPVYSDVKTETTGKSSAAATDESVYSEVKPGTAVGDKAAT; this is encoded by the exons TGCTGAACACACACCTCTATGGAAACACTAAAG AACATAAACCCAGAGCCTCAGTGACAGCAGACAGGACAGTCATACCAGCAGGAGACACAGGGACACTGACCTGCTCTGTCGACGACTCTGAGGGCTGGAAATATGACTGGTTCAGACAGACCTCATGGTTTTCTACACCTCAGACCATAAGAGGAGGTGGACGAGACACCATCAGTATTTCAGAAGGAGGCATCTATTActgcagaggaaaaagaggaaactcAGTTTACTCCACAGAGAAGAGTGATACTGTCACTATTGAGAAAACAG TCTCTAACAGAGCTACTGTAACTCTGGATCCCAACTGGCCTCTGATATACACTGGTGAAACAGTCACTGTCAGATGTGAGATCCAGGGTGGTGGACGAACAAAGTGGACGTAtgaatggaaagaaaacaatttgcTCATAtctaaaacacaaaaggaaCACAGGATCAGCAAAGCCACATTGCATGACAGTGGAGAATATAGTTGTCGGGGTAAAATGGACTTTTATTCCTCAACAGAGTGGAGTAATGACGTCACATTGACAGTATCAG AATATAAACCCAGAGCCTCAGTGACAGCAGACAGGACAGTCATACCAACAGGAGACACAGGGACATTGACCTGCTCTGTGGACGACTCTGAGGGCTGGAAATATGACTGGTTCAGACAGACCTCATGGTCTTCTACACCTCAGACCATAAGAGGAGGTGGACCAGACGCCATCAGTATTTCAGAAGGAGGCATCTATTactgcagaggaagaagaggaaactCAGTTTACTACACAGAGAACAGTTATTCTGTCACTATTAAGAAAACAG TTTCCATCAAGGCTGTTGTAACTCAGCAGCACAACTGGCCTCAGATTTTCCGTGGGGAGATGATAAATCTAACGTGTGAGATCCAAGGTGGTGGAGACACTGAGTGGGACTATGAATGGACAACAAATACCTATGAAAAGATTCCAAAATACAGTGAACGTTGGGTTTTCAATGCTTCAGGTTCCAGTGGTGGAAACTACTGGTGTAGGGGTAaagataaaattaatttttactcCTCTACAGCATGGAGTGATCCCATCACACTCACTGTGTTAA ATAAACCCAGACCTGTCCTCACTGTGTCTCCATCATGGCTGAGTCCTGGAGCCTCAGTAACTCTGAGCTGTGAGGTTGAACATCCATCTGCAGGATGGAGGTTCTACTGGTATAAGACTGTTCCTGATCTGTCAGACAAATACTACAGATACTACAGATATGAGCTGCTACCTGGTAAAGACAATGGGACTGAGCAGAATTCCTCAATCATtcatggacagacacacacagcaggataTGTGTGTAGAGCTGGAAGAGGAGACTCAGTGTATTACACTGATCACAGTGGACCAAAGTTTGTCTGGTCTGGAg ATGTTCATCCATCAGCGTCTCTCACAGTGAATCCTGACAGAGTTCAACACTTCACCTCTGACTCTGTGTCACTGAGCTGTGAGGGAAACTCTACTGagtggacagtgaggaggtttCCTGATGGAGGCTTCCTGTCCCACTGTTATCACTGGGGGACTATGACTGGATCCACATGTAAATTCTCCACTTCACGGTCTGGTACTGCAGTGTACTGGTGTGAGTCTGGATCAGGAGAGTTCAGTAATTCAGTCAACATCACTGTACACA ATACAGATATTATCCTGGTGAGTCCTGTCCATCCTGTGACTGAAGGAGAGTCTGTTACTGTTGGCTGTAAATTAAGAAGCAAAAACTttgtttccagtgtgtttttctatcaaaatgacaaactcaGACAAAATGACACCAGACAGGAGCTGAATATTTCTGCAGTGTCAAAGTCAGATGAAGGTTTCTACAAGTGTCAGTCCTCAGGAAAAGTGTCACCACAGAGTTGGTTAACAGTTAATG CGGTGTCCAAACATGAAAGCTCTTCACTTCCTGTGGCACTGACCATTGGGTTGGTTTGTGGGATCTTACTCATTATTTTCCTGCTGTTCTATCACTTCAGACAGTCAAAGG ATTCATGTTTTATCAG gcaGATGCAGTCAGACAGTACCAGTCGGGACTCCTCCACAAATCATGGGGTCAACAGGAATGAAAAAGAACACAATGAATACTGCTCTCTTCTCCGTG GTGAATCACAGGAAGTCACATATTCTCTCATTGAACTTAAACACATTGAAAAGAAGT GTAAGGATCATAAACCAGAAGAGAGCCCTGTTTACTCTGATGTGAAGACAGAAACTACAG GAAAATCTTCTGCTGCAGCCACTGATGAATCCGTTTATTCTGAAGTCAAACCAGGAACAGCTGTTGGTGATAAAGCTGCCACGTAG
- the LOC137138089 gene encoding Fc receptor-like protein 5 isoform X1: protein MGHTFLCVLSLFLLNTHLYGNTKEHKPRASVTADRTVIPAGDTGTLTCSVDDSEGWKYDWFRQTSWFSTPQTIRGGGRDTISISEGGIYYCRGKRGNSVYSTEKSDTVTIEKTVSNRATVTLDPNWPLIYTGETVTVRCEIQGGGRTKWTYEWKENNLLISKTQKEHRISKATLHDSGEYSCRGKMDFYSSTEWSNDVTLTVSEYKPRASVTADRTVIPTGDTGTLTCSVDDSEGWKYDWFRQTSWSSTPQTIRGGGPDAISISEGGIYYCRGRRGNSVYYTENSYSVTIKKTVSIKAVVTQQHNWPQIFRGEMINLTCEIQGGGDTEWDYEWTTNTYEKIPKYSERWVFNASGSSGGNYWCRGKDKINFYSSTAWSDPITLTVLNKPRPVLTVSPSWLSPGASVTLSCEVEHPSAGWRFYWYKTVPDLSDKYYRYYRYELLPGKDNGTEQNSSIIHGQTHTAGYVCRAGRGDSVYYTDHSGPKFVWSGDVHPSASLTVNPDRVQHFTSDSVSLSCEGNSTEWTVRRFPDGGFLSHCYHWGTMTGSTCKFSTSRSGTAVYWCESGSGEFSNSVNITVHNTDIILVSPVHPVTEGESVTVGCKLRSKNFVSSVFFYQNDKLRQNDTRQELNISAVSKSDEGFYKCQSSGKVSPQSWLTVNAVSKHESSSLPVALTIGLVCGILLIIFLLFYHFRQSKDSCFIRQMQSDSTSRDSSTNHGVNRNEKEHNEYCSLLRGEACIYESIKDSGNTGNGESQEVTYSLIELKHIEKKCKDHKPEESPVYSDVKTETTGKSSAAATDESVYSEVKPGTAVGDKAAT, encoded by the exons TGCTGAACACACACCTCTATGGAAACACTAAAG AACATAAACCCAGAGCCTCAGTGACAGCAGACAGGACAGTCATACCAGCAGGAGACACAGGGACACTGACCTGCTCTGTCGACGACTCTGAGGGCTGGAAATATGACTGGTTCAGACAGACCTCATGGTTTTCTACACCTCAGACCATAAGAGGAGGTGGACGAGACACCATCAGTATTTCAGAAGGAGGCATCTATTActgcagaggaaaaagaggaaactcAGTTTACTCCACAGAGAAGAGTGATACTGTCACTATTGAGAAAACAG TCTCTAACAGAGCTACTGTAACTCTGGATCCCAACTGGCCTCTGATATACACTGGTGAAACAGTCACTGTCAGATGTGAGATCCAGGGTGGTGGACGAACAAAGTGGACGTAtgaatggaaagaaaacaatttgcTCATAtctaaaacacaaaaggaaCACAGGATCAGCAAAGCCACATTGCATGACAGTGGAGAATATAGTTGTCGGGGTAAAATGGACTTTTATTCCTCAACAGAGTGGAGTAATGACGTCACATTGACAGTATCAG AATATAAACCCAGAGCCTCAGTGACAGCAGACAGGACAGTCATACCAACAGGAGACACAGGGACATTGACCTGCTCTGTGGACGACTCTGAGGGCTGGAAATATGACTGGTTCAGACAGACCTCATGGTCTTCTACACCTCAGACCATAAGAGGAGGTGGACCAGACGCCATCAGTATTTCAGAAGGAGGCATCTATTactgcagaggaagaagaggaaactCAGTTTACTACACAGAGAACAGTTATTCTGTCACTATTAAGAAAACAG TTTCCATCAAGGCTGTTGTAACTCAGCAGCACAACTGGCCTCAGATTTTCCGTGGGGAGATGATAAATCTAACGTGTGAGATCCAAGGTGGTGGAGACACTGAGTGGGACTATGAATGGACAACAAATACCTATGAAAAGATTCCAAAATACAGTGAACGTTGGGTTTTCAATGCTTCAGGTTCCAGTGGTGGAAACTACTGGTGTAGGGGTAaagataaaattaatttttactcCTCTACAGCATGGAGTGATCCCATCACACTCACTGTGTTAA ATAAACCCAGACCTGTCCTCACTGTGTCTCCATCATGGCTGAGTCCTGGAGCCTCAGTAACTCTGAGCTGTGAGGTTGAACATCCATCTGCAGGATGGAGGTTCTACTGGTATAAGACTGTTCCTGATCTGTCAGACAAATACTACAGATACTACAGATATGAGCTGCTACCTGGTAAAGACAATGGGACTGAGCAGAATTCCTCAATCATtcatggacagacacacacagcaggataTGTGTGTAGAGCTGGAAGAGGAGACTCAGTGTATTACACTGATCACAGTGGACCAAAGTTTGTCTGGTCTGGAg ATGTTCATCCATCAGCGTCTCTCACAGTGAATCCTGACAGAGTTCAACACTTCACCTCTGACTCTGTGTCACTGAGCTGTGAGGGAAACTCTACTGagtggacagtgaggaggtttCCTGATGGAGGCTTCCTGTCCCACTGTTATCACTGGGGGACTATGACTGGATCCACATGTAAATTCTCCACTTCACGGTCTGGTACTGCAGTGTACTGGTGTGAGTCTGGATCAGGAGAGTTCAGTAATTCAGTCAACATCACTGTACACA ATACAGATATTATCCTGGTGAGTCCTGTCCATCCTGTGACTGAAGGAGAGTCTGTTACTGTTGGCTGTAAATTAAGAAGCAAAAACTttgtttccagtgtgtttttctatcaaaatgacaaactcaGACAAAATGACACCAGACAGGAGCTGAATATTTCTGCAGTGTCAAAGTCAGATGAAGGTTTCTACAAGTGTCAGTCCTCAGGAAAAGTGTCACCACAGAGTTGGTTAACAGTTAATG CGGTGTCCAAACATGAAAGCTCTTCACTTCCTGTGGCACTGACCATTGGGTTGGTTTGTGGGATCTTACTCATTATTTTCCTGCTGTTCTATCACTTCAGACAGTCAAAGG ATTCATGTTTTATCAG gcaGATGCAGTCAGACAGTACCAGTCGGGACTCCTCCACAAATCATGGGGTCAACAGGAATGAAAAAGAACACAATGAATACTGCTCTCTTCTCCGTG gtgAAGCCTGTATCTATGAATCAATCAAAGATTCTGGAAACACTGGAAATG GTGAATCACAGGAAGTCACATATTCTCTCATTGAACTTAAACACATTGAAAAGAAGT GTAAGGATCATAAACCAGAAGAGAGCCCTGTTTACTCTGATGTGAAGACAGAAACTACAG GAAAATCTTCTGCTGCAGCCACTGATGAATCCGTTTATTCTGAAGTCAAACCAGGAACAGCTGTTGGTGATAAAGCTGCCACGTAG